One window from the genome of Bacillus tianshenii encodes:
- a CDS encoding BrxA/BrxB family bacilliredoxin, producing MDFNMFMDMNQIVDQARLEAEDAGYTSLRTAEEVDAALNKKGTTLVLINSVCGCAGGIARPAAAHAIHYDKRPDQLVTVFAGQDKEATARAREYFEGYPPSSPSFALLKDGKIQTMIERHDIEGFDPMQVIQKLQAAFDKYCEEI from the coding sequence ATGGATTTTAATATGTTTATGGATATGAATCAAATCGTTGACCAAGCACGTCTAGAGGCGGAAGATGCTGGTTATACATCACTGCGCACGGCTGAAGAGGTCGATGCTGCATTAAATAAAAAAGGTACAACACTTGTATTGATTAACTCTGTATGTGGTTGTGCAGGTGGCATTGCACGCCCGGCAGCTGCTCATGCTATCCATTATGATAAGCGTCCAGATCAGCTTGTAACGGTTTTTGCTGGACAGGATAAGGAAGCAACTGCACGTGCACGAGAATATTTTGAAGGCTATCCGCCATCTTCCCCATCTTTTGCGTTATTAAAAGACGGCAAAATTCAAACGATGATAGAACGTCATGATATTGAAGGGTTTGACCCAATGCAAGTTATTCAAAAGCTTCAAGCAGCATTTGATAAATATTGTGAGGAAATATAA
- the meaB gene encoding methylmalonyl Co-A mutase-associated GTPase MeaB, translating to MANENENRPEWVPKDASKAYTTRVMNGVQSGDNTSASFRQSSNRKKRTLQDYVDGVRNNDRTVLAKAITLIESNAAKHIDASQRLLNELLPYTGNSLRLGITGVPGAGKSTFIEAMGSYLCEQGHKVAVLAVDPSSSITGGSILGDKTRMETLSRNPRAFIRPSPSAGTLGGVTRKTRETMLLCEAAGYDVIIVETIGVGQSEVAVRSMVDMFTLLVLTGAGDDLQGMKKGVMELADLLVVNKADGHNKQAAEAARQEYNQIVHYLRPATEGWETKALTCSALHNVNVDKIWEQMRDFEATTKQSGVFEKRRKAQTKEWIYAMIKEQLETNFFNHPIVKEKMPLLEQNVVEGKQPVTQAVRELFLEYNK from the coding sequence ATGGCAAATGAAAATGAAAACCGCCCTGAATGGGTGCCAAAAGATGCTTCTAAGGCATACACAACTAGGGTGATGAATGGTGTACAAAGCGGAGATAATACCTCCGCTTCTTTCCGTCAGTCTTCAAACCGTAAAAAGCGGACATTGCAAGATTATGTAGATGGTGTTCGAAACAATGATCGGACAGTTCTAGCAAAGGCCATTACATTAATTGAAAGCAATGCCGCAAAGCATATTGATGCATCGCAGCGGCTGCTCAATGAGTTGTTGCCGTATACGGGAAATTCATTACGCCTCGGTATTACAGGGGTGCCTGGTGCGGGGAAAAGTACTTTTATCGAAGCGATGGGAAGTTATCTGTGCGAACAAGGCCATAAGGTTGCTGTCCTTGCTGTAGACCCGTCCAGCAGTATTACAGGTGGTAGTATTCTCGGAGATAAGACGCGGATGGAGACTCTTTCACGTAATCCGCGAGCTTTTATTCGTCCATCCCCTTCAGCTGGTACACTTGGTGGTGTAACACGGAAAACGCGGGAAACGATGCTTCTCTGTGAAGCGGCAGGCTATGATGTCATTATCGTTGAAACGATTGGTGTTGGCCAAAGTGAAGTAGCAGTGCGTTCGATGGTTGATATGTTTACCCTTCTTGTATTAACAGGCGCAGGAGATGACTTGCAAGGAATGAAAAAAGGGGTCATGGAGCTTGCAGACCTGTTAGTCGTAAATAAAGCAGATGGGCATAACAAGCAGGCGGCAGAAGCTGCTCGGCAGGAGTACAACCAAATTGTTCACTACCTTCGTCCAGCAACAGAAGGCTGGGAAACGAAGGCACTTACATGTTCTGCTCTGCATAATGTAAATGTTGATAAGATTTGGGAGCAGATGCGTGACTTTGAAGCAACAACAAAACAATCAGGTGTGTTTGAAAAGCGACGTAAAGCACAGACGAAGGAATGGATTTACGCGATGATTAAAGAACAGCTAGAAACAAATTTCTTCAATCATCCAATTGTAAAAGAAAAAATGCCACTCCTTGAGCAAAACGTTGTAGAAGGAAAACAGCCTGTTACGCAAGCTGTACGGGAGCTCTTCTTAGAGTACAACAAATAA